The Phyllopteryx taeniolatus isolate TA_2022b chromosome 9, UOR_Ptae_1.2, whole genome shotgun sequence genome contains a region encoding:
- the LOC133484081 gene encoding keratin, type II cytoskeletal 8-like isoform X2, which produces MSARAVKTTTFSTLSTSKGPSQGFSSRSFSGYGGRGVGSARQSCVVRRSYGGVGRSGAAVGAGGFKVVGGYVAGGSAQRAGGLEFGYVGFGGGMVGGMAQEVVAPITEVTVNKSLLAPLNLDIDPTIQSVRIQEKEQIKTLNNRFASFIDKVRFLEQQNTMLETKWKLLQEQTPTCSSIDAMFEAYIANLRKQLDNLGHEKVKLESDLHHMSGLVEDIKSKYEDEINKRNECENNFVLMKKDTDAAYLTKAELEAKLDGLSDELDFLRQIFDAEIHELQSQIKDTSVVVEMDNSRNLDMDAIVAEVRAQYEDIANRSRAEAESWYQNKFAEMQQSAGKYCEDLKLTKAEIADMNRRIMRLQSEIDMVKTQRNNLEAQIAEVEERGELAVKDAKLRIRDLEQALQRAKQDMALQVRQYQELMNVKLALDIEIATYRKLLEGEEDRLATGIKTNVSKLTSVNYNAYGLESSRTPSYISCSFGAVKASGGSVSGPETAAVKSTITVTTAETVVSTSEEKKEVEGPAATEAATVVEQVEAEVVTE; this is translated from the exons ATGTCTGCCAGAGCTGTGAAGACCACCACCTTCTCCACCTTGTCTACATCCAAGGGGCCGAGTCAGGGCTTCAGCAGCCGCTCCTTCTCTGGCTACGGTGGCCGAGGTGTGGGTTCTGCCAGGCAAAGCTGTGTAGTCCGCCGATCTTACGGTGGAGTGGGTAGGAGTGGTGCCGCCGTTGGCGCTGGGGGTTTCAAGGTGGTTGGTGGGTATGTTGCTGGGGGGTCAGCCCAAAGAGCAGGTGGACTAGAGTTTGGCTATGTGGGATTTGGTGGAGGCATGGTTGGTGGTATGGCCCAAGAAGTGGTGGCCCCCATCACCGAAGTGACCGTGAACAAGAGCCTGCTGGCCCCCTTGAACCTGGACATTGACCCCACCATCCAGTCTGTCCGCATCCAGGAGAAGGAGCAGATCAAGACCCTCAACAACCGTTTCGCTTCCTTCATTGACAAG GTACGCTTCCTGGAGCAGCAGAATACAATGCTTGAGACCAAATGGAAACTTTTGCAGGAGCAAACCCCAACATGCTCCAGCATTGATGCCATGTTTGAAGCCTACATCGCCAATCTGCGCAAGCAGCTGGACAACTTGGGCCATGAAAAGGTCAAACTGGAATCTGACCTGCATCACATGTCAGGTCTGGTTGAGGACATCAAGAGCAA GTACGAGGATGAGATCAACAAGCGCAATGAATGTGAGAACAACTTTGTCCTCATGAAGAAG GACACAGATGCGGCGTACTTGACCAAAGCAGAATTGGAGGCCAAACTTGACGGGCTGTCTGATGAGCTTGACTTCTTGAGGCAGATCTTTGATGCT GAAATCCATGAGCTACAGAGTCAGATCAAGGACACATCCGTTGTCGTGGAGATGGACAACAGCCGTAACCTCGACATGGATGCCATTGTTGCTGAAGTGCGAGCCCAGTATGAAGACATCGCCAATCGAAGCAGAGCTGAGGCTGAATCATGGTACCAGAACAAG TTTGCGGAGATGCAGCAGTCTGCTGGTAAATACTGCGAAGACCTGAAGTTAACCAAGGCGGAGATTGCTGACATGAACCGCAGAATAATGAGGCTCCAGTCTGAAATCGACATGGTTAAAACACAG AGAAATAATTTGGAGGCCCAGATCGCTGAGGTTGAGGAGCGCGGCGAGCTGGCAGTGAAGGATGCCAAACTTCGCATTAGAGATCTGGAGCAGGCTCTTCAGAGGGCCAAGCAGGACATGGCCCTGCAGGTCCGCCAGTACCAGGAACTGATGAATGTGAAGCTTGCACTGGACATTGAGATTGCTACCTACAGGAAACTTCTTGAGGGAGAGGAGGACag GTTGGCAACTGGAATCAAGACCAATGTGTCCAAGCTGACAT CTGTAAACTACAACGCTTATGGCCTGGAGAGCTCTCGTACCCCGTCCTACATCAGCTGCTCATTTGGCGCCGTCAAGGCGAGCGGTGGTTCCGTTTCTGGCCCCGAGACTGCAGCAGTGAAGAGCACCATTACCGTCACCACAGCAGAAACTGTGGTGAGCACCAGTGAAGAGAAGAAGGAGGTGGAGGGGCCCGCTGCCACTGAGGCCGCTACTGTTgtggagcaggtggaggctgaAGTTGTGACTGAGTGA
- the LOC133484082 gene encoding keratin, type I cytoskeletal 18-like, producing MSYRRSNIHQISASHISPRYRAASTYGGAGGQDTRISSVSTPSLRSGANKLGSGIGVSFGGSMAAGGGVGAGITGNEKGAMQNLNDRLANYLETVRNLEQANQELETKIREALKTGGPDMRDYSKYEPIIEDLRKQIFDKISENARLVLQIDNSRLAADDFKVKYDTELAIRQSVDADIAGLKKVIDETNMSRMNIESEIEAVREELEFLKRNHENEVRELRNQISQSGVQVDVDAPKGQDLSQIMEDMRGNYEKIALKNAEDLKRWHENQTADVQAQVSQNTEALQGVQIERSDLTRQIQTLEIELASQQSLKASLEDTLRNTELRNNMEMEKYNSIIIHLEEELGNLRANIHHQTQEYEALLNLKVKLEAEIETYKCLLDGGDFKLLDALQ from the exons ATGAGCTACAGGAGATCCAACATTCATCAGATATCTGCCTCCCACATCTCACCCCGCTACCGTGCTGCCAGCACCTATGGTGGTGCTGGTGGCCAGGACACCCGCATCTCCTCTGTCTCTACACCCTCCCTGCGTTCTGGAGCAAACAAACTGGGCAGTGGTATTGGTGTAAGTTTCGGTGGATCCATGgcagcaggcggtggcgtgggAGCCGGCATTACAGGCAATGAGAAGGGAGCCATGCAAAACCTCAACGACCGCCTGGCGAACTACCTTGAGACGGTGAGGAACCTGGAGCAGGCCAACCAGGAGCTGGAGACGAAGATCAGGGAGGCGTTGAAGACCGGAGGGCCCGACATGAGAGACTACAGCAAGTATGAACCCATCATTGAAGACCTCCGCAAACAG ATCTTTGACAAGATATCAGAAAATGCTCGACTGGTGCTCCAGATTGACAACTCCCGTTTGGCTGCTGATGACTTCAAAGTCAA GTATGATACGGAGCTGGCAATACGCCAGTCTGTCGATGCCGACATTGCTGGGCTCAAGAAAGTCATCGATGAAACTAACATGAGCAGGATGAACATTGAGAGCGAGATTGAAGCCGTGAGGGAGGAGCTTGAATTCCTCAAGAGGAACCACGAGAAT GAGGTAAGGGAGCTGAGGAATCAGATCTCCCAGTCAGGAGTGCAAGTGGATGTCGACGCCCCCAAAGGCCAAGACTTGTCACAGATCATGGAGGACATGAGGGGCAACTACGAAAAGATCGCACTCAAGAATGCAGAGGATCTCAAACGCTGGCATGAAAATCAG ACAGCAGATGTTCAGGCGCAAGTATCACAGAACACAGAGGCGTTGCAGGGTGTCCAAATAGAGCGGAGTGACTTAACCAGACAGATACAAACTCTGGAAATCGAGCTTGCATCTCAACAGAGCTTA AAAGCCTCCTTAGAAGACACACTACGCAACACAGAGCTACGTAACAACATGGAAATGGAGAAGTATAATTCTATCATCATACATCTGGAAGAGGAGCTCGGAAACCTGCGTGCAAATATCCACCACCAGACGCAAGAGTATGAGGCTCTGCTCAACCTCAAGGTGAAACTGGAAGCTGAGATCGAGACCTACAAGTGCCTGCTGGATGGTGGCGATTTCAA GCTCCTAGATGCCCTTCAATGA
- the LOC133484081 gene encoding keratin, type II cytoskeletal 8-like isoform X3 has protein sequence MEVRFLEQQNTMLETKWKLLQEQTPTCSSIDAMFEAYIANLRKQLDNLGHEKVKLESDLHHMSGLVEDIKSKYEDEINKRNECENNFVLMKKDTDAAYLTKAELEAKLDGLSDELDFLRQIFDAEIHELQSQIKDTSVVVEMDNSRNLDMDAIVAEVRAQYEDIANRSRAEAESWYQNKFAEMQQSAGKYCEDLKLTKAEIADMNRRIMRLQSEIDMVKTQRNNLEAQIAEVEERGELAVKDAKLRIRDLEQALQRAKQDMALQVRQYQELMNVKLALDIEIATYRKLLEGEEDRLATGIKTNVSKLTFFERTAVNYNAYGLESSRTPSYISCSFGAVKASGGSVSGPETAAVKSTITVTTAETVVSTSEEKKEVEGPAATEAATVVEQVEAEVVTE, from the exons ATGGAG GTACGCTTCCTGGAGCAGCAGAATACAATGCTTGAGACCAAATGGAAACTTTTGCAGGAGCAAACCCCAACATGCTCCAGCATTGATGCCATGTTTGAAGCCTACATCGCCAATCTGCGCAAGCAGCTGGACAACTTGGGCCATGAAAAGGTCAAACTGGAATCTGACCTGCATCACATGTCAGGTCTGGTTGAGGACATCAAGAGCAA GTACGAGGATGAGATCAACAAGCGCAATGAATGTGAGAACAACTTTGTCCTCATGAAGAAG GACACAGATGCGGCGTACTTGACCAAAGCAGAATTGGAGGCCAAACTTGACGGGCTGTCTGATGAGCTTGACTTCTTGAGGCAGATCTTTGATGCT GAAATCCATGAGCTACAGAGTCAGATCAAGGACACATCCGTTGTCGTGGAGATGGACAACAGCCGTAACCTCGACATGGATGCCATTGTTGCTGAAGTGCGAGCCCAGTATGAAGACATCGCCAATCGAAGCAGAGCTGAGGCTGAATCATGGTACCAGAACAAG TTTGCGGAGATGCAGCAGTCTGCTGGTAAATACTGCGAAGACCTGAAGTTAACCAAGGCGGAGATTGCTGACATGAACCGCAGAATAATGAGGCTCCAGTCTGAAATCGACATGGTTAAAACACAG AGAAATAATTTGGAGGCCCAGATCGCTGAGGTTGAGGAGCGCGGCGAGCTGGCAGTGAAGGATGCCAAACTTCGCATTAGAGATCTGGAGCAGGCTCTTCAGAGGGCCAAGCAGGACATGGCCCTGCAGGTCCGCCAGTACCAGGAACTGATGAATGTGAAGCTTGCACTGGACATTGAGATTGCTACCTACAGGAAACTTCTTGAGGGAGAGGAGGACag GTTGGCAACTGGAATCAAGACCAATGTGTCCAAGCTGACAT TTTTTGAACGCACAGCTGTAAACTACAACGCTTATGGCCTGGAGAGCTCTCGTACCCCGTCCTACATCAGCTGCTCATTTGGCGCCGTCAAGGCGAGCGGTGGTTCCGTTTCTGGCCCCGAGACTGCAGCAGTGAAGAGCACCATTACCGTCACCACAGCAGAAACTGTGGTGAGCACCAGTGAAGAGAAGAAGGAGGTGGAGGGGCCCGCTGCCACTGAGGCCGCTACTGTTgtggagcaggtggaggctgaAGTTGTGACTGAGTGA
- the LOC133484081 gene encoding keratin, type II cytoskeletal 8-like isoform X1, whose amino-acid sequence MSARAVKTTTFSTLSTSKGPSQGFSSRSFSGYGGRGVGSARQSCVVRRSYGGVGRSGAAVGAGGFKVVGGYVAGGSAQRAGGLEFGYVGFGGGMVGGMAQEVVAPITEVTVNKSLLAPLNLDIDPTIQSVRIQEKEQIKTLNNRFASFIDKVRFLEQQNTMLETKWKLLQEQTPTCSSIDAMFEAYIANLRKQLDNLGHEKVKLESDLHHMSGLVEDIKSKYEDEINKRNECENNFVLMKKDTDAAYLTKAELEAKLDGLSDELDFLRQIFDAEIHELQSQIKDTSVVVEMDNSRNLDMDAIVAEVRAQYEDIANRSRAEAESWYQNKFAEMQQSAGKYCEDLKLTKAEIADMNRRIMRLQSEIDMVKTQRNNLEAQIAEVEERGELAVKDAKLRIRDLEQALQRAKQDMALQVRQYQELMNVKLALDIEIATYRKLLEGEEDRLATGIKTNVSKLTFFERTAVNYNAYGLESSRTPSYISCSFGAVKASGGSVSGPETAAVKSTITVTTAETVVSTSEEKKEVEGPAATEAATVVEQVEAEVVTE is encoded by the exons ATGTCTGCCAGAGCTGTGAAGACCACCACCTTCTCCACCTTGTCTACATCCAAGGGGCCGAGTCAGGGCTTCAGCAGCCGCTCCTTCTCTGGCTACGGTGGCCGAGGTGTGGGTTCTGCCAGGCAAAGCTGTGTAGTCCGCCGATCTTACGGTGGAGTGGGTAGGAGTGGTGCCGCCGTTGGCGCTGGGGGTTTCAAGGTGGTTGGTGGGTATGTTGCTGGGGGGTCAGCCCAAAGAGCAGGTGGACTAGAGTTTGGCTATGTGGGATTTGGTGGAGGCATGGTTGGTGGTATGGCCCAAGAAGTGGTGGCCCCCATCACCGAAGTGACCGTGAACAAGAGCCTGCTGGCCCCCTTGAACCTGGACATTGACCCCACCATCCAGTCTGTCCGCATCCAGGAGAAGGAGCAGATCAAGACCCTCAACAACCGTTTCGCTTCCTTCATTGACAAG GTACGCTTCCTGGAGCAGCAGAATACAATGCTTGAGACCAAATGGAAACTTTTGCAGGAGCAAACCCCAACATGCTCCAGCATTGATGCCATGTTTGAAGCCTACATCGCCAATCTGCGCAAGCAGCTGGACAACTTGGGCCATGAAAAGGTCAAACTGGAATCTGACCTGCATCACATGTCAGGTCTGGTTGAGGACATCAAGAGCAA GTACGAGGATGAGATCAACAAGCGCAATGAATGTGAGAACAACTTTGTCCTCATGAAGAAG GACACAGATGCGGCGTACTTGACCAAAGCAGAATTGGAGGCCAAACTTGACGGGCTGTCTGATGAGCTTGACTTCTTGAGGCAGATCTTTGATGCT GAAATCCATGAGCTACAGAGTCAGATCAAGGACACATCCGTTGTCGTGGAGATGGACAACAGCCGTAACCTCGACATGGATGCCATTGTTGCTGAAGTGCGAGCCCAGTATGAAGACATCGCCAATCGAAGCAGAGCTGAGGCTGAATCATGGTACCAGAACAAG TTTGCGGAGATGCAGCAGTCTGCTGGTAAATACTGCGAAGACCTGAAGTTAACCAAGGCGGAGATTGCTGACATGAACCGCAGAATAATGAGGCTCCAGTCTGAAATCGACATGGTTAAAACACAG AGAAATAATTTGGAGGCCCAGATCGCTGAGGTTGAGGAGCGCGGCGAGCTGGCAGTGAAGGATGCCAAACTTCGCATTAGAGATCTGGAGCAGGCTCTTCAGAGGGCCAAGCAGGACATGGCCCTGCAGGTCCGCCAGTACCAGGAACTGATGAATGTGAAGCTTGCACTGGACATTGAGATTGCTACCTACAGGAAACTTCTTGAGGGAGAGGAGGACag GTTGGCAACTGGAATCAAGACCAATGTGTCCAAGCTGACAT TTTTTGAACGCACAGCTGTAAACTACAACGCTTATGGCCTGGAGAGCTCTCGTACCCCGTCCTACATCAGCTGCTCATTTGGCGCCGTCAAGGCGAGCGGTGGTTCCGTTTCTGGCCCCGAGACTGCAGCAGTGAAGAGCACCATTACCGTCACCACAGCAGAAACTGTGGTGAGCACCAGTGAAGAGAAGAAGGAGGTGGAGGGGCCCGCTGCCACTGAGGCCGCTACTGTTgtggagcaggtggaggctgaAGTTGTGACTGAGTGA